In Subdoligranulum variabile, the genomic stretch CCCGGATATGAGGAGGGAACCACGCCGGTTGCCTTCGTGGGGGATTTCACCGACTCGCTCTTTGCCTATGAAAATCCGGCGTTCAGCCGCTATGAGGAGGGGGACCTGCACCAGGTCAACTCCGCCGTGACCTACGACGGAACCATCAAATGGTGGTTCCAGCATGTGATGGGCAGCACGGCCAACGTGGTGGCCGATCAGGCGCAGCTCAATGCCTGGGCGGAAGATTCCCGCGTGGAAGAGATGCCGGTCTATCCGTATGACGGCTATTGTGCGATGATCGACGGTACAGCGGTCGTCAGGATCTCATAAAGAAAGGCAGCAAACGATGATTCTTCAAACCATCAGCATGAAAAGCGTGACGGCAGAGGGGATGGGAACGCTCTCGGTCTTTGAGGCGGAGCGGGATGTGCCCTTTGCCATCAAGCGCATCTATTATATTTACGGGGCTCCCGAAGGGGTGCAGCGCGGCGGGCATGCCCATAAAGCGCTGCGCCAGGTGCTGTGGTGCCCCTACGGCAGCATCCTGATCCGGCTGGACGACGGCACCGAAAAGAGCGAGGTACTGCTCAATGACCCGGCCAAGGGGCTCATCGTGGAGCACTATATGTGGCGGGAGATGATCTGGCAGCAGAAGGACTCGGTGCTCTGCGTGGCGGCCGATTCTTACTACGATGCCGACGATTACATCCGGGATTACGACGCCTTTCTGGCGGCGGTTGCCCATCCCGGCCAGAACTGACCCAGGAGGAAACACACTATGCAGCAGAATCAGCCCGCCCGGCAGGGCAGCCAATGTGTCATCGGCAGCGATGTCCGGTTCGGTGAAAATGTCACGCTGGGCCACCACTGCATCCTGGAGGACGGCGTAGTCCTTGGCGACAATGTCTATCTCGATTCCAACACCATCGTCCGCCGCGGGGTGACGCTGGGGGCGGATTCTTTTGTGGGCGCCAACTGCATCCTCGGCGAATATCAGATGGATTTTTGCCGGGATCGCAGCGCGCCCGTTCATCCGCTGACCATCGGGGCCCATGCGCTGATCCGCAGCAACACGGTTCTGTACAGCGGTTCTTCCATCGGGGAGGGCTTCCAGACCGGGCACCACGTGACGATCCGGGAAAAGACCTGGATCGGCGACCATGTGAGCGTGGGCACCCTGTCGGATATTCAGGGCAACTGCCGTATCGGCAACTACGTGCGGATGCACAGCAATGTGCATATCGGACAGCTGTCCCGGGTGGATGACTTTGTGTGGATCTTCCCCTATGTGGTGCTGACCAACGATCCCACACCGCCCTCGGAAAATTTTGTGGGGGTGCACCTGCACAGCTTTTCCATCGTGGCCACCGGCGCGCTGGTCATGCCGGGGCTGGAAATCGGCCAGGACGCCCTGGTGGCGGCCGGCGCCATCGTGACCAAGCCGGTGCCGCCCTATGCGGTGGTTGTGGGCAATCCCGGCCGGGTGACCTCCGATGTGCGCAAGGTGAAAAACAAGATCACCGGGGAACCGGTGTATCCCTGGCGGCATCATTTCAAGACCTATATGCCCTGGGAGGACAGCGATTTCCAACGCTGGTACGACGGACTGGACCTGGCCGGAAAACAGCACTTCGGTCTGGAGTCCCTCCTGCCCGAAGACTCTGAAAAGGAAACGAAGCGATGAAACAGCCAAAGGTCAGTGTACTGATCTCCTTTTATAATCTGGCGCCCTACGTGGACCAGACGCTGGAAAGCGTCCTGGCCCAGAAAACCGACTTCCCGGTGGAGATCCTCTGCGCCGATGACGGTTCAGACGACGGCACCATCGAAAAGCTGCGGGCCTGGGAACAGAAATATCCCGACTCCGTGCGGGTCTTCGTGATGGACCGCGTCCCCGGAGCCAAATACGAGGCCAACGAGCGCATCCAGCGGATGAACGCCATCCGCGGGCGTCTCTTCTATGAGGCCAAAGGGGAATATGTCTGCTACCTCGACGGGGATGATTTTTATACCGACGAGCACAAACTGCAGAAGCAGGCGGACATTCTCGACGCCGATACCGAGCATCAATACGTGGGCTGCGGCCACAACGGCTGCTACTACTGGGAGAGTACCGGCAGGACCGAACCCATCGAAAAGCCGCTGCGCGCCTGCAGCCTGACGGCGAAGGAGTACTGGAGTTTCCTCTACATCCACACCAACGCCCTGATGCTGCGCAATGTGGGGTTGCAGGGGATCGATCCCTACACCAGCGGGGTGCAGATCATCGACAATATGCTCACCTTCCAGTTCCTGCCCTATGGCGGGATCTACTATCTGCCCGACTGCATGTTCAACTACCGGCAGATGGAGGGCAGCACCTACCATCGACGCAGTGTCTACCAGAACTATATTCTCAATGCGCTGATGCTCTATCAGCAGGCGGTGATCTGCAAGGGATTTTTTGCCAGCGGTCTGGTGCGCACCGTGTTCGAATACGGAGAGCTGTTTGCCGCCCGCAGGAATCCTCAGCTGACCAGGGAAGCCCAGACCTATATGGACAACATCCGCAGGTATCATGCGGGGCGTCTGCGGCGCATTGTCAACTACAACAACGAAAGTCTTCCGGCGCGCCTGTGGTGCGAGATCGAGAATCCGGTCTGGTTCTTTCTCACCCGGGTCTGCCGCCATTTTATCTGGAAACCGAAGGTGCGTGCTCTGCTGGAGGAATCGCGCCGCAAGCAGGAACAGAATGCCTGAAAAGGGAAGGATCATCCTATGGAAGATATGCATGAACTGACCGCTGAACAGCAGGCGCAGCTGTTGCGCCATGAACTGGAAGCGGTATATGGTTCCTCATCCTACAAAATCGGCCGGGCCATCACCTGGCTGCCCCGCCATGCGGCCCGGGGCCTGAAGTACCTTTTGCACAACGGCCCGGTGACCAGTGTGCGGTACATCATCCTGTATGCAAAGTACCACAAGATCGCCAACAAGGACTATGCCTACTGGGCCTGCCTGAAGGAGAAGGACTATCCCGAGGCGCTGAAAAAGTGGTTCCTGGAGACCAACTACACCCACACGCCGCTGGACCTGGACCATCCCAGGACCTTCAGCGAAAAGACCCAGTGGCTCAAGCTGCACGACCATCTGGAAGACAAGTACATGCTGGTGGACAAGTATCTTGTGCGGGACTGGGTCAAGGAAAAGATCGGAGAGGAGTACCTGATCCCGCTGCTGGGAGTCTACGATCACTTTGATGAGATCGACTTTGACAAGCTGCCGGACAAGTTCATGCTCAAGACCAACCACGGCGCGGGGTGGAACATTCCCGTCCTGGACAAGAGCAAGTTTGACAAAGCCGAAGCCCGGGAAAAGGTGGAGCGCTGGCTCAAGCTGAACTACTGCTACCTGATGGGCGGCCTGGACCGTCAGTATGAGAAGATCCGCCCGCGCATCATCATTGAACAGTATATCGAAAACAACGGCGGTGATCTCTACGACTACAAGTTCTTCTGCTTTGACGGGGAACCGAAGATCATCCTGTATGTGACGGACCGCTATACCGACGGGCAGGAGCGGATGATCTTCTACGATACCGACTGGAACCTGCAGCCCTTCAACTACGATATGCCGCTGGAACAGCCCCAGGATATTCCGCGCCCGAAGAATCTGGAAAAGATGGTGGAGATCGCCCGGACGCTCAGCGCCGGCTTCACGATGGTGCGGGTGGACCTGTACTCGCTGCCCGACGGAACTATCAAGTTCGGGGAGCTGACCCTGACCACCGAGAGCGGTATCTCCCGCTGGCACCCCGAAAGCGCCAACCTCTATGTAGGCAGCATGATGCATCTGCCTGGGGTGGACGATCAGCCGGCCGATGCCCGGTAAAGGAACCGTTATGTTGGAACAAACCCCGAAAATCAGCGTACTGGTGCCGGTCTACCGGGCAGAAGAAACGCTGGATGCCTGTGTGCAGAGCATCCTGGCCCAGACGCTGGAAGATTTTGAACTGCTGCTGGTGGACGACGAAAGCCCCGATGATTGTCCGGCGCTCTGCGACGCCTGGGCAGCCCGGGACCCGCGCATCCGGGCGCTGCACCCGAAAAAAACAGGCCCGGGACCGTCCGGTGCACGCAACGCCGGGCTGGATGCGGCCCGGGGCGCCTGGATCACCATGGTGGACAGTGATGATACGATAGCCCCGGATCTTTTTGCCACGCTGTATGCGGCGGCGCAGGAGAGCGGTGCCGATCTGGTGATCTGCAACAGCTGCCAGCGTTTTCCCGATGGCAGCTGCCGGGACCTGCCCGCAGAACAGCGGTTCGGCACCGACACGCTGCTGGAGGAGGACGCCTTCTGGGACGCCTTCAACACCCCCTGGATCAACCAGTTCACCGGTACGGCCCATCGGCTGTATGCGGCCAGGCTGTTTGACGGTGTGCGCTACCCCGAGGGCATGGTGCACGAGGATTACTATATTTTGCCCGATCTCATTGCCCGGTGCGGCAAGATTCAGTGCCTGGCCTATACGGGATACTACGTGCTGCAGCATGAAGGCAGCATCACGGCCACGGCCCGCCATGAGGTGCGTTTGGCCATGACCCGGGGCGACATCCACCGGGCGGCGTATTTTCTCACCCGCGGATGGTATGACCGGGCCGAGGGGGCGCTCACCGATGCGGCGGAGTTTCTCTACCGCAACAAGGCGGCCTACGATCTGCGCAAGCCCGGCCACCGGGCCGAGTTCACCGCCGTCAAAACGGAACTCTGCCGCGTTTACAACGATCTGGCGGTCCGCAAAGGGGCCCGCTCGCTGAAACTGCGCGCGGCGGCCCTGCATGCGGGGTTGCCGGTATTCCACGCCTACCGGACCCTGCTGGCTGCCCGGCACAGCTGATTTTACCAAAAAGGAGACTGCCATGCCTGCCATCAGCGTCATCATCCCGGTCTATCAGGTGGAGCGTTATCTGGACGCCTGCGTTGCCAGCGTGGAGGGACAGACGTTTTCCGACCTGGAGATCCTGCTGGTGGACGACGGCAGTCCCGACGGCTGCCCGGCCCTTTGTGATGCCTGGGCGCAGAAGGATCCCCGGGTGCGGGTGATCCACCGGGAAAACGGCGGCCTCTCGGCGGCCCGCAATACCGGGATTGAGGCGGCCACAGGGGACTTTCTGGCCTTTGTGGATGCCGATGATCTGCTGGAACCCGATACCCTGCGCCGGGCTTACCAGGCCCAGCGGCAGCACAACGCCGATCTGGTGATTTTTAACCTGGTATATGTGGATGACCGGAATAAAGTGCTGCCTGTACCGGATTTTACCGGTTTCCGGGATGAAGTTCTGGACGCGGACGAGGTATGGCAGCGTTACTTTGCGCTGGCCGAACAGAAGATCTATTATGTGGTGGCCTGGAACAAACTCTATAAACGGGAGCTGTTTGCCACCCTGCGCTATGCCGAGGGCAAACGGTACGAGGACCAGTTCCTGCTGCCCGGGCTGCTGGCACAGTGCCGGACCATCGTCTGCCTGGGCTATCCGGGGTACCGCTATGTGCAGCGGGGCGGCAGCATCATGGCCCAGGGATCCAGCCGCAACTATCTGGACCGCAGCGAATTCCTGCTGGAATGGTGCGACTATTTTGCCGGAAAAGGGGACATGCTGCGGGCGGAAGGCCTGCTGAACGATGCTATCCGCAACCTCAGCGAAAAGGAACGGTTCGACCTGTCCACCCAAAGGCAGCGGGAACGGTACCGGGTGGCCTGCCGCGGCTGTGCCGATGCCTACGGCATGCTGGCACGCCGGACCGGACAGCACAGTATGGCCCTGCGGGCTTTCCTGCTGCGTTTGGGCCTGCCGGTCTATCTCAAATTCTTGCAAAGCAGGCAGTAAGGACTGCCGTCCGGCGGATGCCGGAGAAAAAAGGAGCTACACATGGAGCAGATGCAAAAGCAATACCACGTACACTACAGTCCTGCCAAAGGCTGGGCGCGGGTGGATTTCCGCGAACTGTGGCGCTATAAAGACCTGATCTGGCTGTTTGTCAAGCGGGATTTTACCGTCATGTACAAACAGACGGTCCTGGGCCCGGCGTGGGTGCTCATCAACCCCATTTTGTCCGCCGCCATGTATACCGTCATGTTCGGCGTCATCGCAGGGCTGTCCACCGACGGGGTGCCGCAGACGCTGTTCTATCTGGCCGGAACCGCCCTGTGGGGTTTTTTCTCTGCCTGCATCAACAAAATTTCCGCCACCTTCACCACCAACTCGGCCATCTTCAGCAAGGTCTATTTCCCGCGCCTGGCCATGCCCATCTCCACAATGCTGTCGGCGTTTATCAACTTTGTGCTGCAGTTCGTCATGTTCTTCGTGATGCTGCTGTTCTATGTGGCCAAGGGCGATGTCCACCCCAACTGGGTGCTGATGCCGCTGACCGTGCTGCTGCTGGCCCAGGTAGGCCTGCTGGGGTTGGGGTGCGGCATCATCGTTTCCAGCCTGACCACCCGCTACCGTGACCTGATGGTGGTGGTCACCTTCGGCGTACAGCTTTGGATGTACGGCACGCCGGTGGTCTATCCGCTGTCCATGGTAGGGGGAATGAGCCGGGCACTGTATGCGGCCATGCTCCTCAACCCCATGACGGCACCGATGGAGTCTTTCCGCTATATCTTTTTCGGTTCCGGGCAGGTGAACGCCCTGATGTGGGCGATCTCTCTTCTCTGGACCGTTGCCCTGCTGGCGTTGGGATTGTCCCTTTTCAGCAAGGTCGAAAAGACCTTTGTCGATACTGTGTAAGGAGGCGTGTATCATGCAGCAAAACAAGGAAATCATGATCCGCGTCCGCAACGTCAAGAAAAAGTACAAACTGGGCCAGATCGGCGGCGGCACACTGCGCGGTGACCTGCAGAGCTGGTGGGCCCGCAAGCGCGGCAAGGAGGACCCCAATACCCTCATCGGCACCGATCAGCGGCTCATCGGCACCACCTTCATGGCGCTGAACGGACTGAGCTTTGATGTGTACAAGGGGGAAGCCGTGGGCATCATCGGCTCCAACGGTGCCGGCAAGAGCACGCTGCTCAAACTGCTGACCCACGTTACCGCTCCGACGGAAGGGGATATCGATCTGTATGGCCGGGTAGCTTCCATGCTGGAGGTGGGCACTGGCTTCCACCCCGAGATGACCGGCCGCGAGAACGTCTATCTCAACGGTGCGATCCTCGGTATGACCCGGTCGGAGATCGACGCCAAGATGAACGAGATCATAGCCTTCTCTGAGGTGGGCGATTTCATCGACACCCCGGTGAAGCGCTATTCCAGCGGCATGTATGTGAAGCTGGCGTTCAGCGTGGCTGCACATCTGGACAGCGAGATCATGATCATGGACGAAGTGCTGGCCGTCGGGGATATGAAATTCCAGAAAAAATGTCTGACCAAGATGCGCCAGGCTGCCAAGCGGGACGGCAAGACGGTGCTTTATGTCAGCCACAATATGGCAACCATCCGCGACCTGTGCGACCGGTGCATCGTGCTGGATCAGGGACGCATTGTCTTTGACGGCGATGTGGATGAGGGCATTGCCCGGTATCTGGCCACCAAAACCCAGGATTCCGATTGTGTGGACTACTCCCATTACAAACGCGACAACTGGTATAAGCGTGACAATCTTCGCTTGCAGGAGGTGCGGATGCTCAGTTCCCGGCAGGGCGTGCTGGAGCGCCGTGAACCGGTGGTGCTCCGGTACACGATCCGGGCGCAACAGCCGGCTGAAGCTGTGGGAATCCGGCTGGAGATCCGCGATGAGGTGGGCAATCCGCTGGCTGCCGCCTGTGTGTACGATCTGGAACTGAGCGAGGGAATCACCGCATTCACCGTGCGGTATGACCTGAGCGTGCTGGCACCCGGCAAACACGGCAGCTATTTTACCGTCTTCACGCTGGGGGAGGGCGGTGCCCATACGGTGGAGGATTGGGTGCCCGGCATGACCTTCAAGATTGTGGATACCCTGCTGGAACATGAAACCGAGTGGAACACGGTGGCCTGGGGCCCCATTCAGCTGCCCAATGCCGTGCTGACCGAAAAAACGGAGAAGTACCATGACTAAAGTTGCTGCGCTGTATATCTGCACCGGCAAGTATATTGCGTTCTGGCCGGAATTTTACGACAGTGCCGAACAGAATCTGCTGCCGGGGTGTGAGGTGCATTACTTTGTGTTCACCGATGCGCCTGTCCTGTACGGGGAAGAAGCCAATCCCCGGATTCACCGCTGCCCGCAGGAGGCATATTCCTGGCCTTTTGCCACGCTGCGTCGGTTCGAAATCTTTCTCAGCCGGGAAGAGGAACTGAAGGCGTTTGATTATATTTTCTTTTTCAACGCCAATGCCCAGATCATGACGACAATCACACCGGAAATGTTTCTACCCCGGGCGGACCGGGGAGAGCATCTGCTGGTGGTACAGCATCCGTCCTTTTACACCAAACCCAACTATGAGTTCACCTATGACCGCAACCCCCGCTGCCGGGCATTCATCCCCATGGGACTGGGCAGATATTATGTCTGCGGCGGCATCAACGGCGGTGAGGCAGCGGCCTTTCTCAAACTGTGCCACACGTTGGACAAGCGCATCCGCAAGGATCTGGCTCACAATGTCATCGCCCAGTGGCACGATGAATCCCACATCAACCGGTATATTTTGTGGCGCAGGGATGTCCGGGTGCTTTCGCCCAGCTACTGCTGGCCGGAAGGCTGGAATCTGCCGTTGCCCTGCCGTATCCTGATCCGCAGCAAGGCACGGTATTTCGATGTACAGCAGTTGCGCAAGGATGCTCCGGCCACCGAGCTGCCCCGGTATGTTGTGCGCTGCAATGACTTTATGAAGCGGGCGGCACGCTGGCTGCAGCGCCGCCTGCCGCCCAAAAAGGAAGACATAAACGATGAGTAATCCCAACTGGCAAAACAAGGTCACGCTGCTGGTCAATACCTGCGACGCCTATGAGGATCTGTGGCAGCCGTTTTTTACGCTGCTGCAGCGCTATTTTGTGCCGTTGCAGATGCGGATCGTCGTCAATACCGAGACGAAAACCTGTACCTTCCCCGGGTTGCGGATCGATACGGTGAACTCCACGGCGGAAAGCTACGGCGCGCGGATGCGGGCGGCGCTGGACAAGATCGACACCGAGTATCTGCTTTTGATGCTGGACGATTTCTTTTTGCGGGAACCGGTCCGGATGGATCGTCTGGCCGACATCATTGACTGGATGGAGGCGGACCGAAAGATCGTCTATTTCAACTGTGACGTGACCGAGGCTGCCTGTGATCGGGAAGTCAACCGGTATCCGGGGTACCGCCGGCTGCCGGCGGGCAACCGCTATACGCTGAATCTGCAGGCGGCGGTCTGGCGTACCAGCAAGATGCGGGAATACTGGCAGCACGACGTCAGTCCCTGGGACTGGGAGGAGCGCTGCAACGTCCTGACGGCGGCGCATCCGCAGGAAAAGTTCTATTGTGTCCTGCGCGAGGAAGACCGATTTATGGACTACGGGTATCGCAAAGGACAGTGGATGGGCATCTGCCATGGCCAATGGGTCCGGGAGGATGTGGTTCCCCTGTTTGCCAAGGAAGGCATCGAGGTGGATTTCTCCAAACGGGGATTTCTGGACCCGAACCACCGCCCGGCCAGTCTGAACCGCAGTGCCAGCCGGGAAGACCGGTATCGCCGGGTGTACAACTGCCTGGGCTGGAAGTATATGCTGCCGTATTTCCTGTTCTGCCGTCGTTGCAATCTGTATTCAGCGCTGCATCATTGCGCAGTGGATGAGGACTACTTTCATTATCTGCAGCGCAAAGCGGATTTGCGCAATAAGGAGGGCAAACATTGCCTGCTGGCACCGATGGTGCGCTGAACAAAAAAGGAAAAAGCCGACTGCTTGGGCAGTCGGCTTTTTGTATGGAACGATCAGCGGTAATCGATGGGCAGGGTGGGCAGGCCGTTGAGATCCCAGCCGGCCAGGTTGCCGTCCCGGTATTCATAGTAGCCCTGGGCCGCGATCATGGCGCCGTTGTCGCCGCAGTATTTCAGCTCCGGCAGATAGATCTTGGCTCCCAGCTTCTGGGCGCCGTCGTTGACCAGCTGACGCAGCCGTCCGTTGGCGGCCACGCCGCCGGCGAGACAGATGGTCTGGGCACCGGTGTCGGCAGCGGCCGACAGCAGCTTTTTGGCCAGGATCTGGTCGATGCGTTCCTGGAAGCTGGCCGCCATATCGGAGACATTGATCTCCTCGCCCTTTTGCTGGGCGTTGTGCACCTCGTTGATGACAGCAGTCTTCAGGCCGCTGAAACTCACGTTATACTTGCCCTCCACATGGGGCACCGGCAGCTTGTAGGCGTGGGGATTGCCGCCCTTGGCCGCGGCGGCCACGCTGGGACCGCCGGGGTAGGAGAGCCCCAGTGTGCGGGCCACTTTGTCGTAGGCTTCGCCGGCGGCGTCGTCCACCGTGCGGCCCAGCACCTTGTAGCGGCACCAGTCCTCCACCAGTACGATGTGGCTGTGACCGCCGCTGGCCACCAGGCAGAGAAACGGCGGATGCAGCGCCGGATGGGTCAGATAGTTGGCGGCGATGTGTCCCCGCAGATGGTGCACCGGCACCAGCGGTTTGCCGGCGGCATAGGCCAGCCCCTTGGCGAAGTTGACGCCCACCAGCACTGCGCCGATGAGACCCGGGGCAAAGGTGACAGCCACGGCGCCCACGTCGGCCATGGTCATATCGGCGTCGGCCAAGGCCTTGTCCACCGTGGCACTGATATATTCCGCGTGGCGGCGGCTGGCAATCTCCGGTACCACGCCGCCGTAAAGTGCCTGTTCCTTGACGCTGGTGGCGATGACGTTGGAAATCACCTTGCGGCCGTCCTCCACAATGGCGGCGGCGGTTTCGTCGCAGGTGGATTCAATTCCTAAAACATACATGGGTAATCCAGTCCTCTCAATGTGCTTCCAGCCAGGTCTTGCCGGTGCCCACGTCGGTGGTCAGCGGTACGCTGTACTGCACGACCTGTTCCATTTCCTCGCGCAGCACGCGCTTGACTTCCTCCACCTCGGCCTCGGGGGCTTCCACGATCAGTTCGTCGTGGACCTGCAAGAGCAGCCGGGCTTCCAGCTTTTCGTCCCGCAGCCGCTGCCACACATGGACCATGGCCAGCTTGATGATGTCGGCCGCGGTGCCCTGGATGGGGGTGTTCCGGGCCATCCGTTCGCCGCTGGCCCGCACCTGGAAATTGGAACTTGCCAGTTCCGGCAAGGCCCGGCGGCGTCCGAACAGCGTTTCCACATAGCCTTTTTCCTTGGCGTGAGCGATGCAGTCCTGCATATAGCCATCCACCTTGGGGAAGGTGGCTAGATAGGTTTTCAGGAAAGCGTCGGCTTCCTTCACCGATACATCCAGGTCCTTGCTCAAGGAGAAGGCCCCCTTGCCGTACATGATGCCGAAGTTGATGGCCTTGCTGGCGGAGCGCAGCTGGGGTGTGACCTCACTCTCCGGAATGTGGTAGATCTTGGCGGCGGTGGAGCGGTGGATGTCCGCCCCGTGCAGGAACGCCTGCTGCATGGCCTCGTCGCCGGTGATGTGGGCGAGAATGCGCAGCTCGATCTGGGAGTAGTCGGCGTCCACCAGTTCCTTGCCAGCCCCGGCCACGAAGAAGCCCCGCAGACGGCTGCCCAGTTCGGTGCGGATGGGGATGTTCTGCAGGTTGGGCTCGGTGGAGGAGATCCGCCCGGTGCGGGCTTCGGTCTGGATGAAGGTGGAATGCACCCGGCCATCGGCGGCCTGGGCGGAGAGCAGCCCTTCCACGTAGGTGGAGAGCAGCTTGGCGTAGGTGCGGTATTTCAGGATCTGGTCGATGACCGGACTGTAGGGGCGCAGGCTCTCCAGGGTGGCGGCGTCGGTGGAATAACCGCGGGAAGTCTTTTTCCGCGGCGGCAGGCCCAGCTTGTCAAAGAGAGCCTCGCCCAGCTGTTTGGGGCTGTTTACGTTGAATTCGTAGCCTACTTCCTCGTAGATGCTCTGCAGGATGCCGTCCAGCTCGCCTCGCAGGCTGTCGCCGAAAGCGCGGATGCCGTCGGCGTCCACCGCAAAGCCGATGCGTTCCATATCCGCCAGCACCCGGGCCAGGGGCAGCTCCATCTCATCGTGGAGTTTGCGCTGCCCGCTCTCGTCCAGGGCGGCGGCCAGCTTGTCCAGCAGGGCCGCCAGTACCCCGGCGTCGGGGGCGGCTTCACAGGTAAAGGCGGCGGGTACATCGTATTCCCCGGCCAGATTTTTCACGGCATAGCCGCTGGCCGACGGGTTCAGCAGATAGGCCGCCAGCTTGCCGTCAAAATGGATGGCCTTGCCGATGCCGCCGCGGTCCAGTGCCAGGTGGTAGAGCGGTTTCGCATCGAAGACCCAGAGGTCCGCGTCGCTGTCCAGCAGGGCGGCCAGCCGGTCGGTGCCGGGCAGAAAAACCTGTCCGTCCTGCACGGCATACCAGCTGCCATCGGCGTTCTGGGCCAGGTAGAGCCGGCCTTCCACCACCAGCGGCAGGGGAGAAGGTTCCACCGCTTCCAAAGGTGCCGCCGATTCCGCCGCGGCGGGGGTGCTGCCAGTTTCCAGCTGCCAGCGGTCGATGAGCTTGTGCATCTCGAGACCGGCCAGCAGATGGGCAGCGGCCGTCGGGTCGCCGGGACGGCGGGTGTAAGCGGCGGGATCGGTGTCGATGGGGGCGTCCTTGCGGATGGTGCCCAGCATATAGGAGAGCTCCGCCTTGTCCCGGTTGGCGCCCAGCTTGGTGCGCTGCCCGGGCTTGATGGCGGGGTCTTCCAGATGGTCATAAATGGATTGCAGACTGCCGAACTTCTGGACCAGAGCCAGGGCGGTTTTCTCGCCGATGCCCGGCACACCGGGGATGTTGTCCGACGAATCGCCCATCAGGCTCTTCACGTCGATGAGCTGGGCCGGGGTGACGCCGTATTTCTCCTGGATGGCGGCGGGATCCATGGGGATGGTCTCCTTGTTTGTCGCCAGCAGTACCGTGGTGGCGTCGTCCACCAGCTGCAGGCTGTCCCGGTCGCCGGTGGCCAGCAGGGTGGTGCCGCCCTGTGCCTCGCAGGCGGCGGCCAGGGTGCCGAGGATGTCGTCGGCCTCCCAGCCCTCCTTGCTCACCTGCACAAAGCCCAGATCCTTCAGCAGTTCCTTCAGTACCGGCATCTGCTGGGCCAGCTCCTCCGGCATGCCGTGGCGGGTGGCCTTGTAGCCGTCGTAGGCTTTGTGGCGGAAGGTGGGGGCCCGCTCATCCCAGGCGATGGCCACCGCATCGGGCTGGTGGGCGCTGAGCAGGTTGAGCAGAATGTTCTGGAATCCGAAGATCGCGTTGGTGTAGCGGCCGTCCTTGGTCGTCAGCAGTTTGATGCCGAAGAAGGCCCGGTTGACCAGACTGTTGCCGTCCAGTACCATCAATTTCATAGAAAAGCTCCTTTGGTGCCATTTGCATATGGAATAAGTATACCACAAACGGCGCAAATGTGGTAGAATGGAATGCGAAATTGAAA encodes the following:
- a CDS encoding ATP-grasp fold amidoligase family protein, translating into MEDMHELTAEQQAQLLRHELEAVYGSSSYKIGRAITWLPRHAARGLKYLLHNGPVTSVRYIILYAKYHKIANKDYAYWACLKEKDYPEALKKWFLETNYTHTPLDLDHPRTFSEKTQWLKLHDHLEDKYMLVDKYLVRDWVKEKIGEEYLIPLLGVYDHFDEIDFDKLPDKFMLKTNHGAGWNIPVLDKSKFDKAEAREKVERWLKLNYCYLMGGLDRQYEKIRPRIIIEQYIENNGGDLYDYKFFCFDGEPKIILYVTDRYTDGQERMIFYDTDWNLQPFNYDMPLEQPQDIPRPKNLEKMVEIARTLSAGFTMVRVDLYSLPDGTIKFGELTLTTESGISRWHPESANLYVGSMMHLPGVDDQPADAR
- a CDS encoding glycosyltransferase family 2 protein, encoding MKQPKVSVLISFYNLAPYVDQTLESVLAQKTDFPVEILCADDGSDDGTIEKLRAWEQKYPDSVRVFVMDRVPGAKYEANERIQRMNAIRGRLFYEAKGEYVCYLDGDDFYTDEHKLQKQADILDADTEHQYVGCGHNGCYYWESTGRTEPIEKPLRACSLTAKEYWSFLYIHTNALMLRNVGLQGIDPYTSGVQIIDNMLTFQFLPYGGIYYLPDCMFNYRQMEGSTYHRRSVYQNYILNALMLYQQAVICKGFFASGLVRTVFEYGELFAARRNPQLTREAQTYMDNIRRYHAGRLRRIVNYNNESLPARLWCEIENPVWFFLTRVCRHFIWKPKVRALLEESRRKQEQNA
- a CDS encoding sugar 3,4-ketoisomerase codes for the protein MILQTISMKSVTAEGMGTLSVFEAERDVPFAIKRIYYIYGAPEGVQRGGHAHKALRQVLWCPYGSILIRLDDGTEKSEVLLNDPAKGLIVEHYMWREMIWQQKDSVLCVAADSYYDADDYIRDYDAFLAAVAHPGQN
- a CDS encoding glycosyltransferase family 2 protein, with product MPAISVIIPVYQVERYLDACVASVEGQTFSDLEILLVDDGSPDGCPALCDAWAQKDPRVRVIHRENGGLSAARNTGIEAATGDFLAFVDADDLLEPDTLRRAYQAQRQHNADLVIFNLVYVDDRNKVLPVPDFTGFRDEVLDADEVWQRYFALAEQKIYYVVAWNKLYKRELFATLRYAEGKRYEDQFLLPGLLAQCRTIVCLGYPGYRYVQRGGSIMAQGSSRNYLDRSEFLLEWCDYFAGKGDMLRAEGLLNDAIRNLSEKERFDLSTQRQRERYRVACRGCADAYGMLARRTGQHSMALRAFLLRLGLPVYLKFLQSRQ
- a CDS encoding glycosyltransferase family 2 protein, with product MLEQTPKISVLVPVYRAEETLDACVQSILAQTLEDFELLLVDDESPDDCPALCDAWAARDPRIRALHPKKTGPGPSGARNAGLDAARGAWITMVDSDDTIAPDLFATLYAAAQESGADLVICNSCQRFPDGSCRDLPAEQRFGTDTLLEEDAFWDAFNTPWINQFTGTAHRLYAARLFDGVRYPEGMVHEDYYILPDLIARCGKIQCLAYTGYYVLQHEGSITATARHEVRLAMTRGDIHRAAYFLTRGWYDRAEGALTDAAEFLYRNKAAYDLRKPGHRAEFTAVKTELCRVYNDLAVRKGARSLKLRAAALHAGLPVFHAYRTLLAARHS
- a CDS encoding ABC transporter permease, giving the protein MEQMQKQYHVHYSPAKGWARVDFRELWRYKDLIWLFVKRDFTVMYKQTVLGPAWVLINPILSAAMYTVMFGVIAGLSTDGVPQTLFYLAGTALWGFFSACINKISATFTTNSAIFSKVYFPRLAMPISTMLSAFINFVLQFVMFFVMLLFYVAKGDVHPNWVLMPLTVLLLAQVGLLGLGCGIIVSSLTTRYRDLMVVVTFGVQLWMYGTPVVYPLSMVGGMSRALYAAMLLNPMTAPMESFRYIFFGSGQVNALMWAISLLWTVALLALGLSLFSKVEKTFVDTV
- a CDS encoding N-acetyltransferase; its protein translation is MQQNQPARQGSQCVIGSDVRFGENVTLGHHCILEDGVVLGDNVYLDSNTIVRRGVTLGADSFVGANCILGEYQMDFCRDRSAPVHPLTIGAHALIRSNTVLYSGSSIGEGFQTGHHVTIREKTWIGDHVSVGTLSDIQGNCRIGNYVRMHSNVHIGQLSRVDDFVWIFPYVVLTNDPTPPSENFVGVHLHSFSIVATGALVMPGLEIGQDALVAAGAIVTKPVPPYAVVVGNPGRVTSDVRKVKNKITGEPVYPWRHHFKTYMPWEDSDFQRWYDGLDLAGKQHFGLESLLPEDSEKETKR